From a single Gracilimonas sp. genomic region:
- a CDS encoding SOS response-associated peptidase, producing the protein MCGRYVLFSKIQEIDDFLNSIDSGKYRAPGKQGEFIFHPNYNVAPTNIMPVAMTGEDGKRILMPMHWGFMGWKPKEGDRPFLPINTRDDKVIKSRMWKGPFQHKRCIVPANGFYEWTGSKGNKTPHFIYPTQGKLMGFAGIYNDLAPEDKDAEYSYSIITTDPNKVMEDIHDRMPVILHPEEFDDWLNPENDDPNFLKEFLAPYPEDGIQEYIVSKAVGNVRNNGPGLIEKADLFG; encoded by the coding sequence ATGTGTGGTCGATATGTATTGTTTAGTAAGATTCAAGAGATCGATGATTTCTTAAACTCAATTGATAGTGGCAAATATCGAGCACCAGGTAAACAGGGAGAATTTATTTTCCACCCAAACTACAATGTAGCCCCTACCAATATTATGCCGGTAGCTATGACCGGAGAAGATGGGAAAAGAATACTGATGCCGATGCACTGGGGTTTCATGGGCTGGAAGCCCAAAGAAGGGGATCGTCCGTTTTTACCTATCAACACCAGGGACGATAAAGTCATTAAAAGCCGCATGTGGAAAGGCCCCTTTCAGCATAAGCGATGTATTGTTCCGGCTAATGGGTTTTATGAGTGGACGGGCAGCAAAGGAAATAAAACCCCACACTTTATTTACCCAACTCAGGGAAAACTGATGGGATTTGCTGGGATCTACAATGACCTTGCCCCAGAGGACAAAGATGCTGAATACTCCTATTCCATCATAACCACCGATCCTAATAAAGTGATGGAAGATATCCACGACCGTATGCCGGTGATCCTACATCCTGAAGAGTTTGATGACTGGCTGAACCCGGAAAATGATGATCCCAACTTCCTGAAAGAGTTTTTGGCGCCGTATCCGGAAGATGGCATTCAAGAGTATATTGTATCAAAAGCAGTAGGGAATGTGAGAAACAATGGGCCAGGGTTGATAGAGAAGGCTGATCTGTTTGGATAA
- a CDS encoding T9SS type A sorting domain-containing protein — translation MVFRKICFFTVIYFVFFSFDAKSQWSKFEGLNDNEVRAIAIQDENIFVGVYSNENIFMSEDGGETWTLFNEGITPVPVLDILLKDPDIFISTEGSGVYRMSDSANTWTKVHNIGYKLLLKDDDVFTGSNHGVYRSSDNGNSWTQADSGLSRPPNTNVQSFTYLGDSIFVGTWGDGVFFSANNGDYWQQINDGLNTLFVWSFATMDSTIFVGTLGGVYRRELTGTNWQEVNEGLSNNKIHDLTVNEGNLFAGTDQGVFYTTNKGEDWQSSNIGLPDTTVWSLETDNDFIYAGTEIGLFKRPLSDIITSIKVDKNDIPNELTLNQNYPNPFNPSTTISFDIPYSAFVTLKVFDITGREVRTLISERKISGEHKVVWNAQELSSGIYFYQIKTEFFNKTKKMILLK, via the coding sequence ATGGTTTTTAGAAAAATCTGCTTTTTTACTGTTATATATTTCGTGTTTTTTAGCTTTGATGCGAAATCGCAATGGAGCAAATTCGAGGGATTAAATGATAATGAGGTTCGGGCAATTGCCATTCAAGACGAAAATATTTTCGTTGGAGTGTATTCAAATGAGAATATTTTTATGTCAGAGGATGGTGGAGAAACATGGACTTTATTCAATGAAGGCATAACACCAGTTCCCGTGTTAGATATATTATTGAAAGATCCTGATATCTTTATTTCAACCGAAGGAAGTGGGGTTTATAGAATGTCAGATTCTGCTAATACTTGGACAAAAGTTCACAATATTGGTTATAAATTATTATTGAAGGATGATGATGTTTTTACCGGTAGTAATCATGGAGTTTACCGTTCTTCTGACAATGGAAATTCTTGGACTCAAGCGGATAGCGGATTGTCTCGTCCCCCGAACACAAATGTTCAATCTTTTACCTATTTAGGAGATAGTATTTTTGTAGGAACATGGGGAGACGGAGTTTTCTTTTCTGCAAATAATGGAGATTATTGGCAACAAATAAATGATGGCTTGAATACCTTATTTGTTTGGTCGTTCGCCACGATGGACTCAACTATTTTTGTAGGAACACTTGGTGGGGTTTACAGAAGAGAATTAACAGGTACTAATTGGCAAGAAGTTAATGAAGGACTCTCTAATAATAAGATTCACGATCTAACAGTAAACGAAGGTAATTTATTTGCTGGAACAGACCAAGGTGTATTCTATACAACTAATAAAGGTGAAGATTGGCAAAGTTCAAATATCGGCCTTCCAGATACAACCGTATGGAGTTTAGAAACAGATAATGATTTTATCTATGCTGGAACAGAAATCGGTTTATTTAAACGGCCTTTATCAGATATAATTACATCAATTAAAGTTGATAAAAACGATATTCCGAATGAGCTAACTCTAAATCAAAATTATCCGAATCCATTCAATCCATCAACAACTATTTCATTCGATATACCTTATAGCGCATTTGTAACTTTGAAAGTTTTTGATATAACTGGAAGAGAAGTTAGAACATTGATATCTGAACGAAAGATATCAGGAGAACACAAAGTCGTTTGGAATGCTCAAGAATTATCTAGTGGTATATATTTTTATCAGATTAAGACAGAGTTCTTCAATAAAACAAAGAAGATGATTTTGTTAAAATAA
- a CDS encoding IS110 family transposase — MTYLGIDLHTRNMTICAVSSNGKKIGEWKLTNQTDQLDALIREISGPTKAVVEATSSWYWLADWAESRDIELVLAHAKMLKAIAYAKVKTDSVDAHRLAQLLAADLIPAAHMVMGTRRELRELLRARLRMVWRRCKVQDSLYNLFFKYNVPIPKYPFRDLNRLEEHLSRHLPPASSLEASLQIDQFRLLEAQVYRIEKQIDGFRSEFPNYDRISQVPGIGKVSSWSILAEIGDISRFKSDKNFVSYCRLVPGAADSGGKRRHKSRNKDGNKYLKVAFSQAAIGAVSFYPPVRQFYNKIRRRSGKHVAWTVVAKELARIVYFMLSRNEPYKGFKGKETPKDTYLNWPHSVSPRSLRGRDRADPSQPDAI, encoded by the coding sequence ATGACCTATTTAGGAATAGACCTTCATACACGTAATATGACAATTTGTGCGGTTTCATCCAACGGGAAGAAAATCGGTGAGTGGAAACTCACCAACCAGACCGATCAACTCGATGCGTTGATCCGGGAAATCAGTGGACCCACCAAGGCGGTGGTGGAAGCCACCAGCAGCTGGTACTGGCTCGCCGACTGGGCCGAAAGCCGGGACATAGAGCTCGTGCTGGCTCATGCCAAAATGCTCAAGGCCATTGCTTATGCCAAAGTAAAAACGGATTCGGTGGATGCCCACAGGTTGGCTCAGCTGTTAGCCGCCGATTTGATCCCGGCCGCTCATATGGTGATGGGCACCCGGAGGGAACTTCGGGAATTGCTTCGGGCGCGGCTTCGTATGGTCTGGCGCAGATGTAAGGTACAGGATAGCCTGTACAATCTGTTCTTCAAGTACAATGTGCCGATACCGAAATATCCGTTTCGTGATTTGAACCGATTGGAAGAGCATTTGAGCCGTCATCTTCCTCCCGCATCCAGCCTGGAAGCAAGCCTTCAGATCGATCAATTCAGACTGCTGGAAGCCCAGGTGTACCGCATTGAAAAACAGATTGATGGGTTTCGGTCGGAATTTCCTAACTACGATCGCATTTCTCAGGTGCCGGGCATCGGCAAAGTGAGTAGCTGGAGCATCCTGGCAGAGATCGGAGATATTTCACGCTTCAAAAGCGATAAGAATTTTGTCAGTTACTGCCGGCTGGTTCCGGGAGCCGCCGATAGTGGCGGCAAGCGACGCCATAAATCCCGCAACAAAGATGGCAATAAGTACCTGAAGGTGGCCTTTAGTCAGGCGGCAATCGGAGCAGTGAGTTTTTACCCACCGGTACGGCAGTTTTACAACAAGATCCGCCGACGGAGCGGTAAACATGTCGCTTGGACGGTTGTCGCCAAAGAACTGGCTCGTATTGTGTATTTCATGCTTTCCAGAAATGAGCCGTACAAAGGCTTTAAAGGGAAGGAAACACCCAAAGACACCTATTTAAACTGGCCTCATTCGGTAAGCCCGCGCAGCCTAAGAGGGCGTGATCGAGCAGATCCCTCACAGCCCGACGCAATTTGA
- a CDS encoding DNA polymerase IV, with product MPHKKPHPYQPEKDVHRITLYNTIYPEHQHRSKKERLYLHFDFACFYAQVEQLRRNMYGLPLIVGGWRKESGQVKGIVATASYEARKFGIKTGMSAFEAYQLCPHVCMLQVDYDTYTGISQQVHFIFKEFAPVVERYSMDEYFMEIDFLRGRSRKEIDGFAQRLQKRIYQATHLVGSVGIARSKTYAKLSSSLNKPKGRTLILTDEEERSEIWPLDVEEVWGVGRRRHEHILAEGYKTIGDVAERGNEKTFIRLFGANFGKMLFQTITGKDQGRVMEEISEDYQPKEGVSYGHTFSEGSTDVDRIKGEYAIAVQHICYRLRAYGIRANSFSGMFGFNEPDKPGVGFRFVTPAHTNIDDYVYQALMNKVGPAIKKACEHGIEIRNIMLGTHKIDKTNQLNVFFQDDEDKAARVKAMDEIKNRFGQKYITKASTLHRVKGNTHFLERNC from the coding sequence ATGCCCCATAAAAAGCCCCATCCTTACCAGCCAGAGAAAGATGTCCATCGGATTACCCTGTACAATACGATCTACCCTGAGCATCAGCACCGCTCCAAAAAAGAGCGCCTGTATCTGCATTTTGACTTCGCCTGTTTTTATGCACAGGTCGAGCAGCTTCGGAGGAATATGTATGGGTTGCCCCTGATCGTTGGAGGATGGAGAAAAGAGAGCGGTCAGGTAAAAGGTATTGTAGCAACGGCTTCTTATGAAGCCCGCAAGTTTGGCATCAAAACAGGCATGAGTGCTTTTGAGGCGTATCAGTTGTGCCCGCACGTATGTATGCTACAGGTCGACTATGACACCTATACCGGAATCTCCCAGCAGGTGCATTTTATCTTTAAAGAATTTGCCCCGGTAGTCGAGCGCTACTCGATGGATGAATACTTCATGGAGATCGACTTCCTTCGGGGTCGTTCTCGGAAAGAGATTGACGGGTTTGCCCAGCGTTTACAGAAGCGCATTTATCAGGCTACTCATTTGGTGGGTTCGGTTGGGATAGCCCGATCTAAAACCTATGCCAAGCTTTCCAGCAGCCTGAATAAGCCGAAAGGTCGGACACTGATATTAACGGACGAAGAAGAACGCTCGGAGATCTGGCCCCTGGATGTGGAAGAGGTATGGGGTGTGGGGCGGCGGCGGCATGAACATATATTGGCTGAAGGGTACAAGACCATTGGCGATGTAGCCGAGCGTGGCAACGAGAAAACCTTTATCCGGCTCTTCGGAGCCAACTTTGGCAAGATGCTTTTTCAGACCATCACTGGGAAAGACCAAGGCCGTGTAATGGAAGAGATCTCCGAGGACTACCAGCCCAAAGAAGGCGTAAGCTACGGGCATACTTTCTCGGAAGGCTCAACTGATGTAGACCGGATAAAAGGCGAGTATGCGATAGCCGTGCAGCACATCTGCTATCGATTAAGAGCCTACGGCATCCGGGCTAATTCCTTTTCCGGTATGTTTGGCTTTAACGAACCAGATAAGCCGGGAGTGGGCTTTCGGTTTGTCACCCCGGCCCATACCAATATTGATGATTACGTGTACCAGGCATTAATGAATAAGGTTGGTCCGGCAATTAAAAAAGCCTGTGAGCACGGTATCGAAATCAGAAACATTATGCTGGGCACACATAAGATTGATAAGACGAATCAGCTAAATGTATTTTTCCAGGATGATGAAGACAAAGCGGCTCGGGTCAAAGCCATGGATGAAATCAAAAACCGGTTTGGGCAAAAGTATATTACGAAGGCTAGTACCCTACACCGGGTAAAGGGGAATACGCATTTTTTGGAGAGGAATTGTTAA
- a CDS encoding type IV toxin-antitoxin system AbiEi family antitoxin: MQLKTKMNNGNTYEYLSRYLDQLRSRGRYTFTGDDVISEFNLSDEAYQKVIQRLSDKDRISRLRQNFYLIIPPEYASRQTLPLGYFIDDLMKFLERDYYVGLLTAAMYHGAAHQQPQTQFVVSEPPYLRPIKNRQQSIVFCLKKGWNADFVTQQKTDAGYINISNPALTALDLVSYSDRIGGINRAATVLAELVIELKPDTMAKAAEDFSQTTTLQRLGYLFDEVLQETTLADAIYSVLDNRNYYPTQLNPKTDTENQKAPNRWKIIPNMNVEVD; this comes from the coding sequence ATGCAGTTGAAAACTAAAATGAACAACGGGAATACATACGAATACCTTAGCCGCTACTTAGACCAACTCCGAAGCAGAGGGCGATATACATTTACTGGGGATGATGTCATTTCGGAGTTTAATTTATCTGATGAGGCTTATCAAAAAGTTATTCAGCGCCTTTCCGATAAAGATCGAATATCAAGGCTCCGACAAAATTTTTACCTAATCATTCCTCCGGAATACGCATCCCGCCAAACCCTACCCTTGGGTTATTTCATTGATGATCTGATGAAATTCCTGGAAAGGGATTATTATGTGGGGCTACTAACCGCAGCCATGTATCATGGAGCTGCTCATCAACAACCACAAACACAATTCGTGGTCTCAGAGCCTCCTTATTTAAGACCAATCAAAAACAGACAGCAATCTATTGTCTTTTGCCTGAAAAAAGGCTGGAATGCTGATTTTGTAACTCAACAGAAAACAGATGCGGGATATATTAATATTTCAAATCCGGCATTAACGGCTCTTGACTTGGTCTCTTACTCAGACCGTATTGGTGGTATAAACCGAGCCGCCACGGTTCTGGCTGAATTAGTCATTGAGCTGAAACCAGACACAATGGCAAAAGCAGCAGAGGATTTCTCTCAAACCACAACCCTTCAACGTTTAGGTTATTTGTTTGATGAGGTTCTTCAGGAAACCACACTGGCTGATGCCATATATAGTGTATTAGACAACCGGAATTACTATCCAACTCAGCTAAATCCCAAAACAGACACCGAAAACCAAAAAGCACCTAACCGTTGGAAAATTATCCCAAATATGAATGTAGAGGTTGACTAA
- a CDS encoding nucleotidyl transferase AbiEii/AbiGii toxin family protein, which produces MIPKAYIDAWRSVAPWTESSQVEQDLVISRAVVEIFSNDFLKENLAFRGGTALHKLYLHPQARYSEDIDLVQLHSGPAKPMLEAIRDQLIFLGGKDDRQVKLNEHNCTVYYQFETEMSPPPSMRVKIEINTREHFNVLGLQKETFSVDNPWYQGSAEVTTYQPEELLGTKLRALYQRKKGRDLFDLHYALENLDVDIDKIIECFHAYMEQEDNKAPTAREFELNLEEKMQDDEFTGDIMALLRPEIEYDQVKAYQQLQKLIIQRL; this is translated from the coding sequence ATGATCCCTAAAGCATACATAGATGCATGGCGGTCTGTAGCTCCATGGACTGAATCTTCACAGGTTGAACAGGATTTGGTTATTTCCAGGGCCGTTGTGGAGATCTTTTCCAATGATTTTTTGAAGGAAAACCTCGCATTCCGAGGTGGTACAGCGTTGCACAAACTCTACCTGCATCCTCAGGCGAGGTATTCGGAAGATATTGATTTAGTACAGCTACATTCTGGGCCAGCCAAACCTATGCTTGAAGCTATTCGGGATCAGTTAATTTTCCTGGGTGGGAAAGATGACCGGCAAGTAAAACTGAATGAGCATAACTGCACGGTCTACTATCAATTTGAAACGGAAATGAGTCCCCCGCCAAGCATGCGGGTAAAAATTGAAATCAATACACGAGAACATTTCAATGTGTTGGGGTTACAGAAAGAAACTTTTTCCGTAGATAATCCCTGGTATCAGGGAAGTGCGGAAGTAACGACTTATCAGCCAGAAGAGCTTTTAGGTACCAAACTCAGAGCATTATACCAGCGAAAAAAAGGCCGGGATTTATTCGACCTCCACTATGCTTTGGAAAACCTTGATGTAGATATAGACAAAATAATTGAGTGTTTTCATGCCTACATGGAACAGGAAGACAACAAAGCCCCTACAGCCCGTGAATTCGAGCTTAATCTGGAAGAGAAGATGCAAGATGATGAGTTTACTGGGGATATTATGGCTTTACTCAGACCTGAAATTGAATATGATCAGGTTAAAGCATATCAACAACTTCAGAAATTAATTATACAACGGCTTTAA
- a CDS encoding AAA family ATPase, translating into MWLRDLSIKNFRKIESLNVTFQKGLSILVGENNSGKTAIIDALRLILFPSRDYDSLKISEDDFRYGTDFKPIEISCRFTDLSEIDEVHFSECLVDIGDGKFEIQINLRIEFSTISNRPNFKMWGGETEGGSLPSNHYDRLETVYLQPLRDPEKGLRPSQYSQIARLLSTITSEDKEADYEEIVKTANQAIRSLDQVESAVGSINNKLKEITGDELSQKTDLIFNDPNFRRIIAGLQPEIDNLPFSLNGLGYNNLIFTATTLATLSSGDQFSHKSILIEEPEAHLHPQLQVLLLRHLAKVTEKDEIDVQVIASTHSPILASQAPIDSVISVSDIDGIVSTICVNKIKIEDKTKKKLQRYLDATRGELFFARRILMVEGISEALLLPILTQFAGGDLKESAITVINTQGINFDAFLSLFVQNEKNMPIAILTDGDADEIGGDISATAKGLKEKEEVVHNLSVELPIITFEHELARSEVMLSHLINAFKEVHPQLGVTLEQELNSINGIDQKANRFLEVFKEKKVSKGKFAQELAYILGKTELGPEFVPEYIKKALRHLGVIKNEVNDAQPS; encoded by the coding sequence ATGTGGCTACGTGATCTTAGTATCAAGAATTTTAGAAAAATAGAATCTTTAAATGTCACTTTTCAGAAAGGTCTTTCAATATTAGTTGGTGAGAATAATTCCGGTAAGACAGCAATTATTGATGCCTTAAGACTTATTTTATTTCCAAGTAGGGATTACGATTCTTTAAAAATTTCAGAAGATGACTTTAGATACGGTACAGATTTCAAACCAATCGAAATTTCTTGCCGATTCACAGATCTTAGTGAGATTGATGAAGTTCATTTCAGTGAATGTCTTGTAGATATTGGTGATGGAAAGTTTGAAATACAGATTAATCTAAGAATTGAATTTAGTACTATTTCTAATAGGCCTAATTTTAAAATGTGGGGAGGGGAGACTGAGGGAGGCTCATTGCCAAGTAATCATTATGATAGGCTTGAAACGGTGTATTTGCAGCCGCTTCGAGACCCTGAAAAAGGACTTAGACCAAGTCAATATTCACAAATTGCTCGATTGCTTTCAACTATAACATCTGAAGACAAAGAAGCCGACTATGAAGAGATAGTTAAGACTGCTAATCAGGCTATTCGCAGTCTAGATCAAGTCGAAAGTGCTGTTGGAAGTATAAACAATAAATTGAAGGAAATAACCGGTGATGAGCTATCACAAAAAACGGATCTAATATTTAATGATCCTAATTTCCGACGCATAATTGCTGGCCTTCAACCTGAGATAGATAACCTACCGTTCTCTTTGAATGGGCTGGGATATAACAATCTAATTTTTACAGCAACAACTTTAGCTACATTAAGTAGTGGAGATCAATTTTCACATAAATCAATTCTGATTGAGGAACCAGAAGCTCATCTCCATCCTCAACTTCAGGTACTATTGCTCAGGCATTTAGCTAAGGTAACTGAGAAGGATGAAATCGACGTTCAAGTTATTGCAAGCACGCATTCTCCAATACTTGCAAGTCAGGCACCGATAGATTCGGTCATATCAGTTTCCGATATAGATGGAATAGTATCAACAATTTGTGTAAATAAAATTAAAATTGAAGATAAGACAAAAAAGAAATTACAACGATATTTGGATGCTACAAGAGGAGAATTATTTTTTGCCAGACGCATATTGATGGTTGAAGGAATTTCTGAGGCATTATTGCTCCCTATTTTAACTCAATTTGCTGGTGGCGATCTGAAAGAATCAGCAATAACAGTAATTAATACTCAGGGTATTAATTTTGATGCTTTTTTATCCTTGTTCGTTCAGAATGAAAAAAATATGCCAATAGCAATATTAACAGATGGTGATGCAGATGAAATTGGTGGAGATATTTCAGCAACAGCAAAAGGGTTAAAAGAAAAGGAAGAAGTAGTACACAATCTAAGTGTAGAATTGCCAATAATTACATTTGAACATGAATTAGCCAGATCTGAAGTAATGCTATCTCATTTGATTAACGCTTTCAAGGAAGTTCACCCGCAACTTGGAGTGACCCTGGAACAAGAATTAAATAGTATAAATGGTATTGACCAAAAAGCTAATCGGTTTCTTGAGGTATTCAAAGAGAAAAAAGTTTCAAAGGGTAAGTTTGCACAGGAGCTTGCTTATATTCTTGGTAAAACTGAATTAGGACCTGAGTTTGTACCTGAGTATATAAAAAAAGCTCTTCGACATTTGGGAGTAATAAAAAACGAGGTGAATGATGCGCAACCTTCATAA
- a CDS encoding ATP-dependent helicase translates to MMRNLHNLKEKIIAQSPTEEQTEAIFSEDEEFLLRAAPGSGKTWTSCRRFIWRGAQWDYESGGIALMSFTNVAIREFKNATARVGRGDLLSDPNYVGTFDSFVERFIITPFGHLISDTTKRPKLFSSPRPSDWDDPNLKVWVKTNGRNIPKHAWQVIPFPEDDKIKFKTSNFYNDQVLPFEQAKNAVLSLLGSGYYTHAQRAFWGVILLSKRPHIASLLARRFPVIIVDEAQDTNAWLIVLLNLIREKGSKITLVGDPDQCIYEFSMADATSLLNLKDKWEIPEKPLSKSFRCNDQIASVVKVIGGNKGFTGYGPSNRAEYKAYVYCESSDDYQGSVDTFQGKLKSLKLDRDKSAIVCRGHKELELMRGKVNYKDLQGSAKRLAKAAFLRDSMNDFHEASKTVEKVLREITGDDPYWEIINEKPDSIEARHMALCIWRFVKDGNKLPSVNLVGSNWISTVKKNIEDLIVEIGLNPISGLGYKINKRGLSNDQLSLPLFVVLNEFPKIRTETIHKVKGESIDAVMTVGSTRFWNSVVDAIENGENTEDRRLAYVAMTRARHFLFVSLPENHFNTHSKKWVKWGFEVIDSSETIIN, encoded by the coding sequence ATGATGCGCAACCTTCATAACCTAAAAGAAAAAATAATTGCTCAATCCCCAACAGAAGAGCAGACGGAAGCAATTTTTTCAGAAGACGAGGAATTCCTTCTACGAGCGGCCCCGGGTAGTGGAAAAACATGGACTTCTTGCAGAAGATTTATCTGGCGTGGAGCACAATGGGATTATGAATCGGGTGGAATAGCATTAATGTCTTTTACCAATGTTGCTATTCGTGAATTTAAAAATGCAACCGCAAGGGTTGGGCGTGGTGATTTACTATCTGATCCAAATTATGTTGGCACCTTTGATTCCTTTGTTGAGCGGTTCATTATTACTCCATTTGGACACTTAATTTCAGATACAACTAAACGCCCGAAGCTATTTAGTTCACCTCGACCAAGTGATTGGGATGACCCGAATTTAAAAGTATGGGTTAAGACGAATGGGAGAAATATTCCAAAGCATGCTTGGCAGGTAATTCCTTTCCCTGAAGATGATAAAATTAAATTCAAAACATCTAACTTTTATAATGATCAGGTTTTACCCTTTGAGCAAGCAAAAAACGCTGTTTTAAGCTTGTTGGGATCGGGATATTACACTCATGCCCAAAGAGCGTTCTGGGGTGTAATTTTACTATCCAAAAGACCACATATTGCATCATTACTGGCAAGAAGGTTTCCAGTAATTATTGTTGATGAAGCTCAAGATACAAATGCATGGTTAATTGTATTATTAAATCTAATACGAGAGAAAGGTTCGAAAATTACATTAGTGGGCGATCCGGACCAATGTATTTATGAGTTTAGTATGGCAGATGCTACATCACTCCTAAACTTAAAGGACAAGTGGGAAATTCCAGAGAAACCGTTAAGCAAGTCTTTTAGATGTAATGATCAAATAGCTTCAGTAGTCAAGGTGATTGGTGGTAATAAAGGTTTTACTGGTTATGGTCCAAGCAACCGGGCAGAATATAAAGCATATGTTTACTGTGAATCTTCTGATGATTATCAAGGAAGTGTAGACACCTTTCAGGGGAAATTGAAAAGTTTAAAATTAGATAGGGATAAATCAGCAATTGTTTGCAGAGGTCATAAAGAACTTGAGCTAATGAGGGGAAAGGTAAATTATAAGGATTTGCAAGGAAGTGCTAAACGACTGGCTAAGGCTGCATTTCTTAGAGATTCTATGAATGATTTCCATGAAGCATCAAAGACTGTTGAGAAAGTTCTTAGGGAGATTACTGGGGATGACCCTTATTGGGAAATTATTAATGAAAAACCGGATTCAATTGAAGCACGACACATGGCACTATGTATATGGAGATTTGTTAAGGATGGGAATAAACTTCCATCAGTTAATTTGGTTGGGAGTAATTGGATATCCACTGTTAAAAAAAATATTGAAGACTTAATTGTTGAAATTGGTCTAAATCCTATATCCGGACTTGGGTATAAAATAAATAAAAGAGGTTTATCGAATGATCAACTGAGCTTACCATTATTTGTGGTACTAAATGAATTTCCAAAAATAAGAACAGAGACAATACATAAAGTTAAAGGTGAAAGTATTGATGCAGTTATGACCGTTGGGAGTACTAGATTTTGGAACTCAGTTGTGGATGCAATTGAAAATGGTGAAAATACAGAAGATCGACGGTTAGCATATGTGGCTATGACAAGAGCTCGACATTTTCTTTTTGTTTCGTTACCTGAAAACCATTTTAATACCCATTCTAAAAAATGGGTTAAATGGGGATTTGAAGTTATTGACTCCTCTGAAACTATTATCAATTGA
- a CDS encoding site-specific integrase: protein MTTLSYYLKKRKNKNEHPLYLRVTHDRESRYIRLDIGLEKEHWNEEKEIVRKSHPHYEKINRYLKVKKLDSDTLVLELKQFKPEADIDLMQKVLETGSLDGVKKSSRVEFLSFAEELRAGFKAQGSLQRYKNYGTVLNKLKGFWPKNKLYFTDMDVQFLRRFETHLISKHGNAVNTVGNNMKKIKRVFNVAINEGKIPADLYPFRIYKIPSEPVTKSKLSQNEISAIECLDLKPGTRIFDSKNIFLFAYYCRGMRFGDAVTLKWSSIKEGYLDYEMRKTGKRMYLKLTGKALRIIKQYRGTTKPNPKHFVFPLLDNRKDYSDENFLSAQISSKTAIVNKYLKEIKGQTDINENITTHIARHSFAQLANKKKVRLLEIKEMLGHSSVETTTKYLESLGNDHLDKTVEGLFN from the coding sequence ATGACCACATTATCATACTACTTAAAAAAGCGGAAGAACAAGAATGAACACCCTTTATATCTCAGAGTTACCCATGACAGGGAATCAAGGTATATACGACTGGATATTGGTCTGGAGAAAGAGCATTGGAATGAGGAAAAAGAAATAGTTCGTAAATCGCACCCCCACTACGAAAAGATCAATCGATATCTCAAAGTCAAGAAGCTAGACTCGGACACTCTAGTTTTAGAGCTTAAACAATTCAAGCCAGAAGCTGATATAGACTTAATGCAAAAAGTTCTTGAAACCGGTTCGTTAGATGGAGTTAAAAAATCCAGTAGAGTAGAGTTTTTAAGCTTTGCCGAAGAGTTAAGAGCTGGTTTCAAAGCTCAAGGTTCACTGCAAAGATATAAGAACTATGGAACCGTACTTAATAAGCTCAAGGGTTTTTGGCCAAAGAATAAACTCTACTTCACTGATATGGATGTCCAGTTTCTCAGACGCTTTGAAACCCACCTCATCTCGAAACATGGAAATGCAGTGAATACGGTGGGTAACAATATGAAGAAGATTAAAAGGGTGTTTAATGTTGCTATAAATGAAGGAAAGATACCAGCTGACCTATATCCATTTCGGATATATAAAATCCCAAGTGAACCTGTCACAAAATCAAAGCTTTCTCAAAATGAAATAAGTGCCATTGAATGCCTTGATCTTAAGCCAGGTACTAGAATATTCGATTCCAAAAACATTTTTCTATTTGCCTATTACTGCCGGGGTATGCGCTTTGGAGATGCAGTAACACTCAAGTGGAGTTCAATAAAAGAGGGTTATCTGGATTATGAAATGAGGAAAACAGGTAAGCGAATGTATTTAAAACTTACCGGCAAGGCGCTAAGGATAATAAAGCAATACAGAGGAACGACCAAACCTAATCCCAAGCACTTTGTATTCCCATTATTAGATAATCGTAAAGATTACAGTGATGAAAATTTTCTTTCCGCACAGATTTCCTCTAAAACAGCCATAGTAAATAAGTACCTGAAAGAAATTAAAGGTCAGACGGATATAAATGAGAATATCACTACCCACATAGCTCGTCACTCCTTTGCCCAGTTAGCAAATAAGAAAAAGGTAAGGTTGTTGGAGATAAAAGAAATGCTGGGACACTCAAGTGTAGAAACAACCACCAAATACCTAGAGTCTCTTGGCAATGATCATTTAGACAAAACGGTAGAGGGCTTATTCAACTAA